The Alnus glutinosa chromosome 7, dhAlnGlut1.1, whole genome shotgun sequence genome includes a region encoding these proteins:
- the LOC133873057 gene encoding ethylene-responsive transcription factor ERN1-like → MEIQFQQQKQHMKKAGIPISKESKFKGGRNRSRNTNRFVGVRQRPSGRWVAEIKDTTQKIRMWLGTFETAEEAARAYDEAACLLRGSNTRTNFITHVSSDSPLACRIRNLLNNRKEAKEQQVNVDATISTITSSSSSNTTSSSTSRSSDGKSASSEVFQDTQLFDNAYKPDLRNCSEEFELGSSQCGPSWGFDRFLFTQEALDLPKNIAFHDAAELEISEFERMKVERQISASLYAMNGVHEYMETVHDPAEALWDLPPLCSLFC, encoded by the coding sequence ATGGAGATTCAATTCCAACAACAAAAGCAGCATATGAAAAAGGCAGGCATTCCAATAAGCAAAGAAAGCAAGTTCAAGGGAGGAAGAAACAGAAGCAGAAACACAAACAGGTTTGTCGGGGTGAGACAAAGGCCTTCTGGGAGATGGGTGGCTGAGATTAAAGACACGACACAAAAGATAAGGATGTGGCTCGGCACATTTGAGACTGCTGAAGAAGCCGCCCGAGCTTACGATGAAGCCGCTTGCCTTCTTCGTGGATCCAACACTCGCACCAACTTCATCACCCATGTCTCCTCGGATTCTCCTCTCGCTTGTCGGATTCGGAATCTCCTCAACAACAGAAAGGAAGCCAAAGAACAACAGGTTAACGTAGATGCTACCATTTCCACAATTACTAGCAGTTCTAGCAGTAATACTACTAGTTCTAGTACTTCCAGAAGCAGCGACGGAAAATCCGCTTCTTCTGAGGTATTCCAAGATACGCAGTTGTTTGATAATGCATATAAACCAGATTTAAGAAACTGTAGCGAGGAATTTGAGCTGGGTTCTTCTCAGTGTGGTCCTTCGTGGGGTTTTGATCGGTTTTTGTTTACTCAAGAAGCGTTGGATTTGCCAAAGAACATAGCTTTTCATGACGCGGCGGAATTGGAGATTTCAGAATTTGAGAGGATGAAAGTTGAAAGACAGATATCAGCTTCGCTATATGCAATGAATGGAGTCCACGAGTATATGGAAACTGTGCATGATCCTGCTGAAGCTCTGTGGGATCTTCCACCGTTATGTTCATTGTTTTGCTAA